Proteins encoded together in one Triticum dicoccoides isolate Atlit2015 ecotype Zavitan chromosome 7B, WEW_v2.0, whole genome shotgun sequence window:
- the LOC119340113 gene encoding thaumatin-like protein 1b, with protein sequence MEAPRNHGAPCLLLVLLVLAAQWCSVSTASCSFTISNYCTHTIWPGTMAGAGTPQLPTTGFRLDPGQTVRIPAPAGWSGRIWARTGCNFSTDGSGAAAGAVACQTGDCGGGHMECGGTGGKPPATLFEITLGKGGPADQDFYDVSLVDGYNLPVVAVPRARQGSCNATGCAADLNLSCPKELQVAGGNGGGAVACQSACEAFTQDKYCCSGAYATPDTCSPTAYSSVFKSACPRAYSYAYDDGSSLFTCNAVDYTIAFCLPPAGLNMPADANSAPPADNNGGGSAYVPPTTGNSGAGSIYQPTPAGNNGAGSAYQPPPTGNNGVGSAYQTPPTGTNGIGSTYETPLASSNGVGSAFQPPLTGDDNGVRSAYQPGMIQSAASTRYGQLWFLLPAALLFLK encoded by the exons ATGGAGGCACCGAGAAATCACGGCGCGCCATGCTTGCTCCTTGTTCTGTTGGTACTAGCTGCCCAGTGGTGCAGCGTCTCGACGGCGAGCTGCAGCTTCACCATATCCAACTACTGCACCCACACCATCTGGCCGGGGACGATGGCCGGCGCGGGCACGCCGCAGCTGCCCACGACGGGGTTCAGGCTCGACCCGGGGCAGACCGTGCGGATCCCGGCGCCGGCTGGTTGGTCCGGCCGGATATGGGCGCGCACGGGGTGCAACTtcagcaccgacggctcaggcgcgGCCGCCGGCGCGGTCGCGTGCCAGACCGGCGACTGCGGTGGTGGACACATGGAGTGCGGCGGCACGGGCGGGAAGCCGCCAGCGACGCTCTTCGAGATCACGCTGGGGAAGGGCGGCCCCGCCGACCAGGACTTCTATGACGTGAGCCTCGTCGACGGGTACAACCTGCCCGTCGTCGCCGTCCCGCGGGCGCGGCAGGGCAGCTGCAATGCCACCGGCTGCGCCGCCGACCTCAACCTCT CATGTCCCAAGGAGCTGCAGGTGGCCGGCGGCAATGGTGGCGGCGCAGTGGCATGCCAGAGCGCGTGCGAGGCGTTCACGCAGGACAAGTACTGCTGCAGCGGCGCCTACGCGACGCCGGACACGTGCAGCCCGACAGCCTACTCCTCCGTCTTCAAGTCGGCGTGCCCGCGGGCCTACAGCTACGCCTACGACGACGGTAGCAGCCTCTTCACCTGCAACGCCGTCGACTACACCATCGCTTTCTGCCTCCCTCCAGCCGG GTTGAACATGCCTGCTGATGCTAACAGTGCTCCTCCTGCTGACAACAATGGTGGTGGAAGCGCCTACGTGCCGCCCACGACAGGCAACAGCGGTGCTGGAAGCATCTACCAGCCAACCCCTGCAGGTAACAATGGTGCTGGCAGTGCCTACCAGCCACCTCCAACAGGCAACAATGGCGTCGGAAGTGCCTACCAGACACCTCCGACTGGCACCAATGGCATCGGAAGCACCTACGAGACACCCTTGGCTAGCAGCAATGGCGTCGGAAGTGCCTTCCAGCCGCCCCTGACGGGCGACGACAATGGCGTGAGAAGCGCCTACCAGCCGGGGATGATCCAGTCGGCGGCGAGCACGCGATACGGTCAGCTATGGTTTCTGCTACCCGCAGCGCTCTTGTTCCTTAAATGA
- the LOC119337862 gene encoding oxysterol-binding protein-related protein 4C-like isoform X1 — MQQARSYMGRRRRRRAIRHVSVESEVDASAADTATATARASAAVLTAPLSLEGGLAAELQPANLVQRVLSLFGNVRPGADLSHFQLPATFNLPKSQLQLYGEIVYCDGDDYLSRCGKGKDSLERFTAVVAWSISTTRPPIFGFAPYNPVLGETHHVSRGSLHVLLEQVSHKPPVSALHATDDGGNVELVWSQHPVPKFNGASIEATVHGKRQVRLPKFNETYEMDCPNLLIRLLPGPSVEWSGTVRIVCKDSGLEAELSYHRSNSFMGMGGDGRCVKGKVFHSSSPQDTVFEIDGYWDRTVSLKDVESGEVLVLYDANLSIANLVTPEVKEEEGLSSTESAVVWSEVSEAILAKDWEKASEAKRNVEGRARSLEKERNEKGEVWMPKHFSLSQDKEGNWDCCPLEKSVRPAPIVVPSPSS, encoded by the exons ATGCAACAAGCAAGATCCTACatggggcgacggcgacgacggcgagCGATCCGCCATGTCTCG GTTGAGTCGGAGGTCGACGCATCGGCGGCAGacacggccacggccacggccaggGCCTCGGCGGCGGTGCTCACCGCGCCGCTGTCGCTGGAAGGGGGCCTCGCGGCGGAGCTCCAGCCGGCGAACCTCGTGCAGCGGGTGCTCAGCCTCTTCGGGAACGTCAGGCCGGGGGCCGATCTCTCGCACTTCCAG CTGCCTGCTACGTTCAACCTGCCAAAATCGCAGCTCCAGTTGTACGGGGAAATAGTCTACTGCGACGGAGATGACTACCTGAGCAGATGCGGCAAAGGCAAGGACAGCCTCGAGCGCTTCACGGCGGTCGTCGCATGGAGCATCTCGACGACGAGGCCGCCCATCTTCGGTTTCGCGCCCTACAACCCGGTCCTCGGAGAGACGCACCATGTCTCCAGAGGGTCACTCCATGTCCTTCTTGAGCAG GTGTCTCATAAACCCCCAGTCTCCGCGCTTCACGCTACCGATGACGGCGGAAACGTCGAGCTTGTCTGGAGCCAACACCCAGTGCCGAAATTTAATG GTGCTAGCATAGAGGCAACGGTGCACGGCAAGAGGCAAGTCAGGCTTCCAAAGTTCAACGAGACATACGAGATGGACTGTCCAAACCTGCTCATCAGGCTGCTTCCTGGGCCCTCCGTCGAGTGGTCCGGCACCGTCAGGATCGTCTGCAAGGACTCCGGGCTCGAGGCAGAATTGAGCTACCACAGAAGCAACTCCTTCATGGGAATGGGAGGTGACGGGAGGTGCGTTAAGGGCAAGGTGTTCCATTCATCGAGCCCGCAGGACACCGTCTTCGAGATCGATGGCTACTGGGATAGGACTGTTTCGCTCAAGGATGTTGAGAGTGGGGAGGTCTTGGTTCTCTATGACGCGAACCTCTCCATCGCTAACCTCGTCACACCGGAGGTTAAAGAAGAAGAG GGCTTGTCATCTACCGAGTCGGCGGTCGTCTGGAGCGAAGTCAGCGAGGCTATCCTGGCAAAGGACTGGGAGAAGGCTAGCGAGGCGAAGCGGAACGTCGAGGGCAGGGCTAGGAGCCTTGAAAAGGAGAGGAATGAGAAGGGAGAGGTGTGGATGCCCAAGCACTTCTCATTGTCCCAGGACAAGGAGGGGAACTGGGACTGCTGTCCATTAGAGAAATCAGTGCGTCCAGCTCCTATCGTTGTACCTTCTCCTTCTTCATGA
- the LOC119337862 gene encoding oxysterol-binding protein-related protein 4C-like isoform X3, producing the protein MVESEVDASAADTATATARASAAVLTAPLSLEGGLAAELQPANLVQRVLSLFGNVRPGADLSHFQLPATFNLPKSQLQLYGEIVYCDGDDYLSRCGKGKDSLERFTAVVAWSISTTRPPIFGFAPYNPVLGETHHVSRGSLHVLLEQVSHKPPVSALHATDDGGNVELVWSQHPVPKFNGASIEATVHGKRQVRLPKFNETYEMDCPNLLIRLLPGPSVEWSGTVRIVCKDSGLEAELSYHRSNSFMGMGGDGRCVKGKVFHSSSPQDTVFEIDGYWDRTVSLKDVESGEVLVLYDANLSIANLVTPEVKEEEGLSSTESAVVWSEVSEAILAKDWEKASEAKRNVEGRARSLEKERNEKGEVWMPKHFSLSQDKEGNWDCCPLEKSVRPAPIVVPSPSS; encoded by the exons ATG GTTGAGTCGGAGGTCGACGCATCGGCGGCAGacacggccacggccacggccaggGCCTCGGCGGCGGTGCTCACCGCGCCGCTGTCGCTGGAAGGGGGCCTCGCGGCGGAGCTCCAGCCGGCGAACCTCGTGCAGCGGGTGCTCAGCCTCTTCGGGAACGTCAGGCCGGGGGCCGATCTCTCGCACTTCCAG CTGCCTGCTACGTTCAACCTGCCAAAATCGCAGCTCCAGTTGTACGGGGAAATAGTCTACTGCGACGGAGATGACTACCTGAGCAGATGCGGCAAAGGCAAGGACAGCCTCGAGCGCTTCACGGCGGTCGTCGCATGGAGCATCTCGACGACGAGGCCGCCCATCTTCGGTTTCGCGCCCTACAACCCGGTCCTCGGAGAGACGCACCATGTCTCCAGAGGGTCACTCCATGTCCTTCTTGAGCAG GTGTCTCATAAACCCCCAGTCTCCGCGCTTCACGCTACCGATGACGGCGGAAACGTCGAGCTTGTCTGGAGCCAACACCCAGTGCCGAAATTTAATG GTGCTAGCATAGAGGCAACGGTGCACGGCAAGAGGCAAGTCAGGCTTCCAAAGTTCAACGAGACATACGAGATGGACTGTCCAAACCTGCTCATCAGGCTGCTTCCTGGGCCCTCCGTCGAGTGGTCCGGCACCGTCAGGATCGTCTGCAAGGACTCCGGGCTCGAGGCAGAATTGAGCTACCACAGAAGCAACTCCTTCATGGGAATGGGAGGTGACGGGAGGTGCGTTAAGGGCAAGGTGTTCCATTCATCGAGCCCGCAGGACACCGTCTTCGAGATCGATGGCTACTGGGATAGGACTGTTTCGCTCAAGGATGTTGAGAGTGGGGAGGTCTTGGTTCTCTATGACGCGAACCTCTCCATCGCTAACCTCGTCACACCGGAGGTTAAAGAAGAAGAG GGCTTGTCATCTACCGAGTCGGCGGTCGTCTGGAGCGAAGTCAGCGAGGCTATCCTGGCAAAGGACTGGGAGAAGGCTAGCGAGGCGAAGCGGAACGTCGAGGGCAGGGCTAGGAGCCTTGAAAAGGAGAGGAATGAGAAGGGAGAGGTGTGGATGCCCAAGCACTTCTCATTGTCCCAGGACAAGGAGGGGAACTGGGACTGCTGTCCATTAGAGAAATCAGTGCGTCCAGCTCCTATCGTTGTACCTTCTCCTTCTTCATGA
- the LOC119337862 gene encoding oxysterol-binding protein-related protein 4C-like isoform X2, with the protein MQQARSYMGRRRRRRAIRHVESEVDASAADTATATARASAAVLTAPLSLEGGLAAELQPANLVQRVLSLFGNVRPGADLSHFQLPATFNLPKSQLQLYGEIVYCDGDDYLSRCGKGKDSLERFTAVVAWSISTTRPPIFGFAPYNPVLGETHHVSRGSLHVLLEQVSHKPPVSALHATDDGGNVELVWSQHPVPKFNGASIEATVHGKRQVRLPKFNETYEMDCPNLLIRLLPGPSVEWSGTVRIVCKDSGLEAELSYHRSNSFMGMGGDGRCVKGKVFHSSSPQDTVFEIDGYWDRTVSLKDVESGEVLVLYDANLSIANLVTPEVKEEEGLSSTESAVVWSEVSEAILAKDWEKASEAKRNVEGRARSLEKERNEKGEVWMPKHFSLSQDKEGNWDCCPLEKSVRPAPIVVPSPSS; encoded by the exons ATGCAACAAGCAAGATCCTACatggggcgacggcgacgacggcgagCGATCCGCCAT GTTGAGTCGGAGGTCGACGCATCGGCGGCAGacacggccacggccacggccaggGCCTCGGCGGCGGTGCTCACCGCGCCGCTGTCGCTGGAAGGGGGCCTCGCGGCGGAGCTCCAGCCGGCGAACCTCGTGCAGCGGGTGCTCAGCCTCTTCGGGAACGTCAGGCCGGGGGCCGATCTCTCGCACTTCCAG CTGCCTGCTACGTTCAACCTGCCAAAATCGCAGCTCCAGTTGTACGGGGAAATAGTCTACTGCGACGGAGATGACTACCTGAGCAGATGCGGCAAAGGCAAGGACAGCCTCGAGCGCTTCACGGCGGTCGTCGCATGGAGCATCTCGACGACGAGGCCGCCCATCTTCGGTTTCGCGCCCTACAACCCGGTCCTCGGAGAGACGCACCATGTCTCCAGAGGGTCACTCCATGTCCTTCTTGAGCAG GTGTCTCATAAACCCCCAGTCTCCGCGCTTCACGCTACCGATGACGGCGGAAACGTCGAGCTTGTCTGGAGCCAACACCCAGTGCCGAAATTTAATG GTGCTAGCATAGAGGCAACGGTGCACGGCAAGAGGCAAGTCAGGCTTCCAAAGTTCAACGAGACATACGAGATGGACTGTCCAAACCTGCTCATCAGGCTGCTTCCTGGGCCCTCCGTCGAGTGGTCCGGCACCGTCAGGATCGTCTGCAAGGACTCCGGGCTCGAGGCAGAATTGAGCTACCACAGAAGCAACTCCTTCATGGGAATGGGAGGTGACGGGAGGTGCGTTAAGGGCAAGGTGTTCCATTCATCGAGCCCGCAGGACACCGTCTTCGAGATCGATGGCTACTGGGATAGGACTGTTTCGCTCAAGGATGTTGAGAGTGGGGAGGTCTTGGTTCTCTATGACGCGAACCTCTCCATCGCTAACCTCGTCACACCGGAGGTTAAAGAAGAAGAG GGCTTGTCATCTACCGAGTCGGCGGTCGTCTGGAGCGAAGTCAGCGAGGCTATCCTGGCAAAGGACTGGGAGAAGGCTAGCGAGGCGAAGCGGAACGTCGAGGGCAGGGCTAGGAGCCTTGAAAAGGAGAGGAATGAGAAGGGAGAGGTGTGGATGCCCAAGCACTTCTCATTGTCCCAGGACAAGGAGGGGAACTGGGACTGCTGTCCATTAGAGAAATCAGTGCGTCCAGCTCCTATCGTTGTACCTTCTCCTTCTTCATGA